One window of the Syngnathoides biaculeatus isolate LvHL_M chromosome 11, ASM1980259v1, whole genome shotgun sequence genome contains the following:
- the rgs14b gene encoding regulator of G-protein signaling 14 isoform X1, whose amino-acid sequence MVAFKGLCHAFSRLAKLVGHKQIKKYHKRRPVITETDGPKSLAVSDGELNMSARSCTGSSSSLPGTPGGVACPANCVLSWAVSFEKLLEDPSGVGYFTAFLKSEVSAENILFWQACEKFKKIPSTSLEELKEAAHSIYDTYLSESAPHSINIDDTAKKDEKELEQPTPDMFNKAQAQIFKLMKMDSYRRFVRSPLYQSCTLASVEGKHLPQLSTEPFRTVSWEDVANRSPGLSDKKSKKSDGITFTAGKSSFDKQREKRGSWGDSSHSNVSHSHREHKAVKSSSNVELDSLYRLTENGQTCPCSLQQAGISGGQCGVEGGYCCVYLPDGSASLAPTPNGLLIRDMLAGLCEKRGFSPKDVIIYLQGNDKQPLSLDQDASVLRDQQVLLELRVMFVLENAFTGKTGGIMAKSSKTLQEALSTVLQKHSLKPHEAQVTIVGSDEPVSMNTTLFRLSNKMLRLDKTRCGREQSNIPRGSGTAVGTQAGSSGPQTQLSTQTNRAKTPPKPSKNPDMDGLLDMLTRAQCCRVDDQRGLLTKEQLEVPLFLQLPSDQEQEPKSKESSTTTCCNEHPDKVTENSPPSAESEQTDLRETSV is encoded by the exons ATGGTCGCTTTCAAGGGCCTCTGTCACGCTTTCTCGCGCCTGgcgaagcttgtgggacacaagcaaataaaaaaataccacaagCGGAGACCTGTAATAACAGAAACGGACGGTCCAAAG AGCCTTGCAGTGTCAGACGGAG AGTTGAATATGTCTGCGCGAAGCTGTACAGGCAGCAGCTCCAGCCTCCCTGGTACCCCCGGCGGAGTGGCCTGCCCAGCTAACTGTGTGCTCAGCTGGGCAGTCTCCTTTGAGAAGCTGCTGGAAGACCCCAGTGGAGTCGGCTACTTTACA GCCTTTCTGAAATCCGAGGTGAGTGCAGAGAACATATTATTTTGGCAAGCCTGTGAAAAGTTCAAGAAGATCCCTTCCACATCATTGGAGGAG CTGAAAGAAGCAGCTCACTCCATTTATGACACATACTTGTCTGAGAGTGCTCCCCATTCGATCAACATTGATGACACAGCCAAGAAAGACGAAAAAGAATTGGAACAACCCACTCCTGATATGTTTAACAAGGCTCAAGCACAG ATATTTAAGTTGATGAAGATGGACAGCTATCGACGCTTTGTGCGCTCTCCCCTGTACCAGAGTTGCACTTTGGCCAGTGTAGAAGGCAAACATTTACCTCAGCTCTCCACAGAGCCTTTCCGCACCGTATCCTGGGAGGATGTGGCTAATCGAAGCCCTGGCTTAAGTGACAAAAAG AGCAAGAAGTCAGATGGCATCACATTTACGGCTGGCAAGAGCTCCTTTGATAAACAGCGAGAGAAAAGAGGATCCTGGGGAG ATTCATCCCACAGCAATGTATCACATTCTCACAGAGAGCACAAAGCTGTCAAGTCGAGCAGTAACGTGGAGCTGGACTCCCTCTACAGGCTAACAGAG AATGGCCAAACATGTCCTTGCTCCCTGCAGCAAGCTGGCATCTCTGGAGGACAATGTGGGGTGGAGGGTGGATACTGCTGTGTCTACCTGCCAGACGGCAGCGCCTCCCTCGCACCGACCCCAAACGGCCTGCTCATCAGAGACATGTTAGCTGGCCTGTGTGAGAAAAGAGGATTCTCACCGAAAGATGTCATCATCTACCTTCAAGGCAATGACAAG CAGCCGTTATCGCTGGACCAGGATGCTTCTGTACTAAGAGATCAGCAGGTTTTGCTTGAGCTACGGGTGATGTTTGT ACTGGAAAATGCATTTACTGGAAAGACCGGCGGCATCATGGCAAAGTCCAGTAAGACCCTGCAAGAAGCCCTGTCAACAGTGTTACAGAAACATAGTTTAAAGCCTCACGAGGCCCAGGTTACCATT GTTGGGAGCGACGAGCCTGTGAGCATGAACACAACACTTTTCAGACTGTCGAATAAGATGCTGCGGCTAGACAAAACCAGAT gTGGAAGAGAGCAAAGCAACATCCCCAGAGGTAGTGGAACTGCTGTTGGCACTCAG GCAGGATCAAGCGGCCCACAGACCCAGTTGTCAACTCAGACCAACAGAGCAAAGACTCCACCAAAGCCCAGTAAGAACCCCGACATGGATG GGCTCCTGGACATGCTGACAAGGGCCCAGTGCTGCAGAGTCGATGACCAACGAGGACTTCTCACCAAAGAACAGCTTGAGGTTCCTCTGTTCCTGCAGCTGCCCTCAGATCAAGAACAGGAGCCAAAATCCAAAGAGTCCAGCACAACCACCTGTTGTAATGAACATCCAGACAAGGTTACTGAGAACTCACCACCTTCAGCTGAATCTGAACAGACAGATTTGCGGGAAACATCTGTATGA
- the rgs14b gene encoding regulator of G-protein signaling 14 isoform X5: protein MAKNFNSRGTPVGHMSLAVSDGELNMSARSCTGSSSSLPGTPGGVACPANCVLSWAVSFEKLLEDPSGVGYFTAFLKSEVSAENILFWQACEKFKKIPSTSLEELKEAAHSIYDTYLSESAPHSINIDDTAKKDEKELEQPTPDMFNKAQAQIFKLMKMDSYRRFVRSPLYQSCTLASVEGKHLPQLSTEPFRTVSWEDVANRSPGLSDKKSKKSDGITFTAGKSSFDKQREKRGSWGDSSHSNVSHSHREHKAVKSSSNVELDSLYRLTENGQTCPCSLQQAGISGGQCGVEGGYCCVYLPDGSASLAPTPNGLLIRDMLAGLCEKRGFSPKDVIIYLQGNDKQPLSLDQDASVLRDQQVLLELRVMFVLENAFTGKTGGIMAKSSKTLQEALSTVLQKHSLKPHEAQVTIVGSDEPVSMNTTLFRLSNKMLRLDKTRCGREQSNIPRGSGTAVGTQAGSSGPQTQLSTQTNRAKTPPKPSKNPDMDGLLDMLTRAQCCRVDDQRGLLTKEQLEVPLFLQLPSDQEQEPKSKESSTTTCCNEHPDKVTENSPPSAESEQTDLRETSV from the exons ATGGCGAAGAATTTTAATTCTCGAGGCACTCCTGTTGGCCACATG AGCCTTGCAGTGTCAGACGGAG AGTTGAATATGTCTGCGCGAAGCTGTACAGGCAGCAGCTCCAGCCTCCCTGGTACCCCCGGCGGAGTGGCCTGCCCAGCTAACTGTGTGCTCAGCTGGGCAGTCTCCTTTGAGAAGCTGCTGGAAGACCCCAGTGGAGTCGGCTACTTTACA GCCTTTCTGAAATCCGAGGTGAGTGCAGAGAACATATTATTTTGGCAAGCCTGTGAAAAGTTCAAGAAGATCCCTTCCACATCATTGGAGGAG CTGAAAGAAGCAGCTCACTCCATTTATGACACATACTTGTCTGAGAGTGCTCCCCATTCGATCAACATTGATGACACAGCCAAGAAAGACGAAAAAGAATTGGAACAACCCACTCCTGATATGTTTAACAAGGCTCAAGCACAG ATATTTAAGTTGATGAAGATGGACAGCTATCGACGCTTTGTGCGCTCTCCCCTGTACCAGAGTTGCACTTTGGCCAGTGTAGAAGGCAAACATTTACCTCAGCTCTCCACAGAGCCTTTCCGCACCGTATCCTGGGAGGATGTGGCTAATCGAAGCCCTGGCTTAAGTGACAAAAAG AGCAAGAAGTCAGATGGCATCACATTTACGGCTGGCAAGAGCTCCTTTGATAAACAGCGAGAGAAAAGAGGATCCTGGGGAG ATTCATCCCACAGCAATGTATCACATTCTCACAGAGAGCACAAAGCTGTCAAGTCGAGCAGTAACGTGGAGCTGGACTCCCTCTACAGGCTAACAGAG AATGGCCAAACATGTCCTTGCTCCCTGCAGCAAGCTGGCATCTCTGGAGGACAATGTGGGGTGGAGGGTGGATACTGCTGTGTCTACCTGCCAGACGGCAGCGCCTCCCTCGCACCGACCCCAAACGGCCTGCTCATCAGAGACATGTTAGCTGGCCTGTGTGAGAAAAGAGGATTCTCACCGAAAGATGTCATCATCTACCTTCAAGGCAATGACAAG CAGCCGTTATCGCTGGACCAGGATGCTTCTGTACTAAGAGATCAGCAGGTTTTGCTTGAGCTACGGGTGATGTTTGT ACTGGAAAATGCATTTACTGGAAAGACCGGCGGCATCATGGCAAAGTCCAGTAAGACCCTGCAAGAAGCCCTGTCAACAGTGTTACAGAAACATAGTTTAAAGCCTCACGAGGCCCAGGTTACCATT GTTGGGAGCGACGAGCCTGTGAGCATGAACACAACACTTTTCAGACTGTCGAATAAGATGCTGCGGCTAGACAAAACCAGAT gTGGAAGAGAGCAAAGCAACATCCCCAGAGGTAGTGGAACTGCTGTTGGCACTCAG GCAGGATCAAGCGGCCCACAGACCCAGTTGTCAACTCAGACCAACAGAGCAAAGACTCCACCAAAGCCCAGTAAGAACCCCGACATGGATG GGCTCCTGGACATGCTGACAAGGGCCCAGTGCTGCAGAGTCGATGACCAACGAGGACTTCTCACCAAAGAACAGCTTGAGGTTCCTCTGTTCCTGCAGCTGCCCTCAGATCAAGAACAGGAGCCAAAATCCAAAGAGTCCAGCACAACCACCTGTTGTAATGAACATCCAGACAAGGTTACTGAGAACTCACCACCTTCAGCTGAATCTGAACAGACAGATTTGCGGGAAACATCTGTATGA
- the rgs14b gene encoding regulator of G-protein signaling 14 isoform X6 — protein MAKNFNSRGTPVGHMSLAVSDGELNMSARSCTGSSSSLPGTPGGVACPANCVLSWAVSFEKLLEDPSGVGYFTAFLKSEVSAENILFWQACEKFKKIPSTSLEELKEAAHSIYDTYLSESAPHSINIDDTAKKDEKELEQPTPDMFNKAQAQIFKLMKMDSYRRFVRSPLYQSCTLASVEGKHLPQLSTEPFRTVSWEDVANRSPGLSDKKSKKSDGITFTAGKSSFDKQREKRGSWGDSSHSNVSHSHREHKAVKSSSNVELDSLYRLTENGQTCPCSLQQAGISGGQCGVEGGYCCVYLPDGSASLAPTPNGLLIRDMLAGLCEKRGFSPKDVIIYLQGNDKPLSLDQDASVLRDQQVLLELRVMFVLENAFTGKTGGIMAKSSKTLQEALSTVLQKHSLKPHEAQVTIVGSDEPVSMNTTLFRLSNKMLRLDKTRCGREQSNIPRGSGTAVGTQAGSSGPQTQLSTQTNRAKTPPKPSKNPDMDGLLDMLTRAQCCRVDDQRGLLTKEQLEVPLFLQLPSDQEQEPKSKESSTTTCCNEHPDKVTENSPPSAESEQTDLRETSV, from the exons ATGGCGAAGAATTTTAATTCTCGAGGCACTCCTGTTGGCCACATG AGCCTTGCAGTGTCAGACGGAG AGTTGAATATGTCTGCGCGAAGCTGTACAGGCAGCAGCTCCAGCCTCCCTGGTACCCCCGGCGGAGTGGCCTGCCCAGCTAACTGTGTGCTCAGCTGGGCAGTCTCCTTTGAGAAGCTGCTGGAAGACCCCAGTGGAGTCGGCTACTTTACA GCCTTTCTGAAATCCGAGGTGAGTGCAGAGAACATATTATTTTGGCAAGCCTGTGAAAAGTTCAAGAAGATCCCTTCCACATCATTGGAGGAG CTGAAAGAAGCAGCTCACTCCATTTATGACACATACTTGTCTGAGAGTGCTCCCCATTCGATCAACATTGATGACACAGCCAAGAAAGACGAAAAAGAATTGGAACAACCCACTCCTGATATGTTTAACAAGGCTCAAGCACAG ATATTTAAGTTGATGAAGATGGACAGCTATCGACGCTTTGTGCGCTCTCCCCTGTACCAGAGTTGCACTTTGGCCAGTGTAGAAGGCAAACATTTACCTCAGCTCTCCACAGAGCCTTTCCGCACCGTATCCTGGGAGGATGTGGCTAATCGAAGCCCTGGCTTAAGTGACAAAAAG AGCAAGAAGTCAGATGGCATCACATTTACGGCTGGCAAGAGCTCCTTTGATAAACAGCGAGAGAAAAGAGGATCCTGGGGAG ATTCATCCCACAGCAATGTATCACATTCTCACAGAGAGCACAAAGCTGTCAAGTCGAGCAGTAACGTGGAGCTGGACTCCCTCTACAGGCTAACAGAG AATGGCCAAACATGTCCTTGCTCCCTGCAGCAAGCTGGCATCTCTGGAGGACAATGTGGGGTGGAGGGTGGATACTGCTGTGTCTACCTGCCAGACGGCAGCGCCTCCCTCGCACCGACCCCAAACGGCCTGCTCATCAGAGACATGTTAGCTGGCCTGTGTGAGAAAAGAGGATTCTCACCGAAAGATGTCATCATCTACCTTCAAGGCAATGACAAG CCGTTATCGCTGGACCAGGATGCTTCTGTACTAAGAGATCAGCAGGTTTTGCTTGAGCTACGGGTGATGTTTGT ACTGGAAAATGCATTTACTGGAAAGACCGGCGGCATCATGGCAAAGTCCAGTAAGACCCTGCAAGAAGCCCTGTCAACAGTGTTACAGAAACATAGTTTAAAGCCTCACGAGGCCCAGGTTACCATT GTTGGGAGCGACGAGCCTGTGAGCATGAACACAACACTTTTCAGACTGTCGAATAAGATGCTGCGGCTAGACAAAACCAGAT gTGGAAGAGAGCAAAGCAACATCCCCAGAGGTAGTGGAACTGCTGTTGGCACTCAG GCAGGATCAAGCGGCCCACAGACCCAGTTGTCAACTCAGACCAACAGAGCAAAGACTCCACCAAAGCCCAGTAAGAACCCCGACATGGATG GGCTCCTGGACATGCTGACAAGGGCCCAGTGCTGCAGAGTCGATGACCAACGAGGACTTCTCACCAAAGAACAGCTTGAGGTTCCTCTGTTCCTGCAGCTGCCCTCAGATCAAGAACAGGAGCCAAAATCCAAAGAGTCCAGCACAACCACCTGTTGTAATGAACATCCAGACAAGGTTACTGAGAACTCACCACCTTCAGCTGAATCTGAACAGACAGATTTGCGGGAAACATCTGTATGA
- the rgs14b gene encoding regulator of G-protein signaling 14 isoform X2, with amino-acid sequence MVAFKGLCHAFSRLAKLVGHKQIKKYHKRRPVITETDGPKSLAVSDGELNMSARSCTGSSSSLPGTPGGVACPANCVLSWAVSFEKLLEDPSGVGYFTAFLKSEVSAENILFWQACEKFKKIPSTSLEELKEAAHSIYDTYLSESAPHSINIDDTAKKDEKELEQPTPDMFNKAQAQIFKLMKMDSYRRFVRSPLYQSCTLASVEGKHLPQLSTEPFRTVSWEDVANRSPGLSDKKSKKSDGITFTAGKSSFDKQREKRGSWGDSSHSNVSHSHREHKAVKSSSNVELDSLYRLTENGQTCPCSLQQAGISGGQCGVEGGYCCVYLPDGSASLAPTPNGLLIRDMLAGLCEKRGFSPKDVIIYLQGNDKPLSLDQDASVLRDQQVLLELRVMFVLENAFTGKTGGIMAKSSKTLQEALSTVLQKHSLKPHEAQVTIVGSDEPVSMNTTLFRLSNKMLRLDKTRCGREQSNIPRGSGTAVGTQAGSSGPQTQLSTQTNRAKTPPKPSKNPDMDGLLDMLTRAQCCRVDDQRGLLTKEQLEVPLFLQLPSDQEQEPKSKESSTTTCCNEHPDKVTENSPPSAESEQTDLRETSV; translated from the exons ATGGTCGCTTTCAAGGGCCTCTGTCACGCTTTCTCGCGCCTGgcgaagcttgtgggacacaagcaaataaaaaaataccacaagCGGAGACCTGTAATAACAGAAACGGACGGTCCAAAG AGCCTTGCAGTGTCAGACGGAG AGTTGAATATGTCTGCGCGAAGCTGTACAGGCAGCAGCTCCAGCCTCCCTGGTACCCCCGGCGGAGTGGCCTGCCCAGCTAACTGTGTGCTCAGCTGGGCAGTCTCCTTTGAGAAGCTGCTGGAAGACCCCAGTGGAGTCGGCTACTTTACA GCCTTTCTGAAATCCGAGGTGAGTGCAGAGAACATATTATTTTGGCAAGCCTGTGAAAAGTTCAAGAAGATCCCTTCCACATCATTGGAGGAG CTGAAAGAAGCAGCTCACTCCATTTATGACACATACTTGTCTGAGAGTGCTCCCCATTCGATCAACATTGATGACACAGCCAAGAAAGACGAAAAAGAATTGGAACAACCCACTCCTGATATGTTTAACAAGGCTCAAGCACAG ATATTTAAGTTGATGAAGATGGACAGCTATCGACGCTTTGTGCGCTCTCCCCTGTACCAGAGTTGCACTTTGGCCAGTGTAGAAGGCAAACATTTACCTCAGCTCTCCACAGAGCCTTTCCGCACCGTATCCTGGGAGGATGTGGCTAATCGAAGCCCTGGCTTAAGTGACAAAAAG AGCAAGAAGTCAGATGGCATCACATTTACGGCTGGCAAGAGCTCCTTTGATAAACAGCGAGAGAAAAGAGGATCCTGGGGAG ATTCATCCCACAGCAATGTATCACATTCTCACAGAGAGCACAAAGCTGTCAAGTCGAGCAGTAACGTGGAGCTGGACTCCCTCTACAGGCTAACAGAG AATGGCCAAACATGTCCTTGCTCCCTGCAGCAAGCTGGCATCTCTGGAGGACAATGTGGGGTGGAGGGTGGATACTGCTGTGTCTACCTGCCAGACGGCAGCGCCTCCCTCGCACCGACCCCAAACGGCCTGCTCATCAGAGACATGTTAGCTGGCCTGTGTGAGAAAAGAGGATTCTCACCGAAAGATGTCATCATCTACCTTCAAGGCAATGACAAG CCGTTATCGCTGGACCAGGATGCTTCTGTACTAAGAGATCAGCAGGTTTTGCTTGAGCTACGGGTGATGTTTGT ACTGGAAAATGCATTTACTGGAAAGACCGGCGGCATCATGGCAAAGTCCAGTAAGACCCTGCAAGAAGCCCTGTCAACAGTGTTACAGAAACATAGTTTAAAGCCTCACGAGGCCCAGGTTACCATT GTTGGGAGCGACGAGCCTGTGAGCATGAACACAACACTTTTCAGACTGTCGAATAAGATGCTGCGGCTAGACAAAACCAGAT gTGGAAGAGAGCAAAGCAACATCCCCAGAGGTAGTGGAACTGCTGTTGGCACTCAG GCAGGATCAAGCGGCCCACAGACCCAGTTGTCAACTCAGACCAACAGAGCAAAGACTCCACCAAAGCCCAGTAAGAACCCCGACATGGATG GGCTCCTGGACATGCTGACAAGGGCCCAGTGCTGCAGAGTCGATGACCAACGAGGACTTCTCACCAAAGAACAGCTTGAGGTTCCTCTGTTCCTGCAGCTGCCCTCAGATCAAGAACAGGAGCCAAAATCCAAAGAGTCCAGCACAACCACCTGTTGTAATGAACATCCAGACAAGGTTACTGAGAACTCACCACCTTCAGCTGAATCTGAACAGACAGATTTGCGGGAAACATCTGTATGA
- the rgs14b gene encoding regulator of G-protein signaling 14 isoform X4, with the protein MVAFKGLCHAFSRLAKLVGHKQIKKYHKRRPVITETDGPKSLAVSDGELNMSARSCTGSSSSLPGTPGGVACPANCVLSWAVSFEKLLEDPSGVGYFTAFLKSEVSAENILFWQACEKFKKIPSTSLEELKEAAHSIYDTYLSESAPHSINIDDTAKKDEKELEQPTPDMFNKAQAQIFKLMKMDSYRRFVRSPLYQSCTLASVEGKHLPQLSTEPFRTVSWEDVANRSPGLSDKKSKKSDGITFTAGKSSFDKQREKRGSWGDSSHSNVSHSHREHKAVKSSSNVELDSLYRLTEQAGISGGQCGVEGGYCCVYLPDGSASLAPTPNGLLIRDMLAGLCEKRGFSPKDVIIYLQGNDKQPLSLDQDASVLRDQQVLLELRVMFVLENAFTGKTGGIMAKSSKTLQEALSTVLQKHSLKPHEAQVTIVGSDEPVSMNTTLFRLSNKMLRLDKTRCGREQSNIPRGSGTAVGTQAGSSGPQTQLSTQTNRAKTPPKPSKNPDMDGLLDMLTRAQCCRVDDQRGLLTKEQLEVPLFLQLPSDQEQEPKSKESSTTTCCNEHPDKVTENSPPSAESEQTDLRETSV; encoded by the exons ATGGTCGCTTTCAAGGGCCTCTGTCACGCTTTCTCGCGCCTGgcgaagcttgtgggacacaagcaaataaaaaaataccacaagCGGAGACCTGTAATAACAGAAACGGACGGTCCAAAG AGCCTTGCAGTGTCAGACGGAG AGTTGAATATGTCTGCGCGAAGCTGTACAGGCAGCAGCTCCAGCCTCCCTGGTACCCCCGGCGGAGTGGCCTGCCCAGCTAACTGTGTGCTCAGCTGGGCAGTCTCCTTTGAGAAGCTGCTGGAAGACCCCAGTGGAGTCGGCTACTTTACA GCCTTTCTGAAATCCGAGGTGAGTGCAGAGAACATATTATTTTGGCAAGCCTGTGAAAAGTTCAAGAAGATCCCTTCCACATCATTGGAGGAG CTGAAAGAAGCAGCTCACTCCATTTATGACACATACTTGTCTGAGAGTGCTCCCCATTCGATCAACATTGATGACACAGCCAAGAAAGACGAAAAAGAATTGGAACAACCCACTCCTGATATGTTTAACAAGGCTCAAGCACAG ATATTTAAGTTGATGAAGATGGACAGCTATCGACGCTTTGTGCGCTCTCCCCTGTACCAGAGTTGCACTTTGGCCAGTGTAGAAGGCAAACATTTACCTCAGCTCTCCACAGAGCCTTTCCGCACCGTATCCTGGGAGGATGTGGCTAATCGAAGCCCTGGCTTAAGTGACAAAAAG AGCAAGAAGTCAGATGGCATCACATTTACGGCTGGCAAGAGCTCCTTTGATAAACAGCGAGAGAAAAGAGGATCCTGGGGAG ATTCATCCCACAGCAATGTATCACATTCTCACAGAGAGCACAAAGCTGTCAAGTCGAGCAGTAACGTGGAGCTGGACTCCCTCTACAGGCTAACAGAG CAAGCTGGCATCTCTGGAGGACAATGTGGGGTGGAGGGTGGATACTGCTGTGTCTACCTGCCAGACGGCAGCGCCTCCCTCGCACCGACCCCAAACGGCCTGCTCATCAGAGACATGTTAGCTGGCCTGTGTGAGAAAAGAGGATTCTCACCGAAAGATGTCATCATCTACCTTCAAGGCAATGACAAG CAGCCGTTATCGCTGGACCAGGATGCTTCTGTACTAAGAGATCAGCAGGTTTTGCTTGAGCTACGGGTGATGTTTGT ACTGGAAAATGCATTTACTGGAAAGACCGGCGGCATCATGGCAAAGTCCAGTAAGACCCTGCAAGAAGCCCTGTCAACAGTGTTACAGAAACATAGTTTAAAGCCTCACGAGGCCCAGGTTACCATT GTTGGGAGCGACGAGCCTGTGAGCATGAACACAACACTTTTCAGACTGTCGAATAAGATGCTGCGGCTAGACAAAACCAGAT gTGGAAGAGAGCAAAGCAACATCCCCAGAGGTAGTGGAACTGCTGTTGGCACTCAG GCAGGATCAAGCGGCCCACAGACCCAGTTGTCAACTCAGACCAACAGAGCAAAGACTCCACCAAAGCCCAGTAAGAACCCCGACATGGATG GGCTCCTGGACATGCTGACAAGGGCCCAGTGCTGCAGAGTCGATGACCAACGAGGACTTCTCACCAAAGAACAGCTTGAGGTTCCTCTGTTCCTGCAGCTGCCCTCAGATCAAGAACAGGAGCCAAAATCCAAAGAGTCCAGCACAACCACCTGTTGTAATGAACATCCAGACAAGGTTACTGAGAACTCACCACCTTCAGCTGAATCTGAACAGACAGATTTGCGGGAAACATCTGTATGA
- the rgs14b gene encoding regulator of G-protein signaling 14 isoform X3, whose product MVAFKGLCHAFSRLAKLVGHKQIKKYHKRRPVITETDGPKSLAVSDGELNMSARSCTGSSSSLPGTPGGVACPANCVLSWAVSFEKLLEDPSGVGYFTAFLKSEVSAENILFWQACEKFKKIPSTSLEELKEAAHSIYDTYLSESAPHSINIDDTAKKDEKELEQPTPDMFNKAQAQIFKLMKMDSYRRFVRSPLYQSCTLASVEGKHLPQLSTEPFRTVSWEDVANRSPGLSDKKSKKSDGITFTAGKSSFDKQREKRGSWGDSSHSNVSHSHREHKAVKSSSNVELDSLYRLTENGQTCPCSLQQAGISGGQCGVEGGYCCVYLPDGSASLAPTPNGLLIRDMLAGLCEKRGFSPKDVIIYLQGNDKQPLSLDQDASVLRDQQVLLELRVMFVLENAFTGKTGGIMAKSSKTLQEALSTVLQKHSLKPHEAQVTIVGSDEPVSMNTTLFRLSNKMLRLDKTRCGREQSNIPRGSGTAVGTQAGSSGPQTQLSTQTNRAKTPPKPRLLDMLTRAQCCRVDDQRGLLTKEQLEVPLFLQLPSDQEQEPKSKESSTTTCCNEHPDKVTENSPPSAESEQTDLRETSV is encoded by the exons ATGGTCGCTTTCAAGGGCCTCTGTCACGCTTTCTCGCGCCTGgcgaagcttgtgggacacaagcaaataaaaaaataccacaagCGGAGACCTGTAATAACAGAAACGGACGGTCCAAAG AGCCTTGCAGTGTCAGACGGAG AGTTGAATATGTCTGCGCGAAGCTGTACAGGCAGCAGCTCCAGCCTCCCTGGTACCCCCGGCGGAGTGGCCTGCCCAGCTAACTGTGTGCTCAGCTGGGCAGTCTCCTTTGAGAAGCTGCTGGAAGACCCCAGTGGAGTCGGCTACTTTACA GCCTTTCTGAAATCCGAGGTGAGTGCAGAGAACATATTATTTTGGCAAGCCTGTGAAAAGTTCAAGAAGATCCCTTCCACATCATTGGAGGAG CTGAAAGAAGCAGCTCACTCCATTTATGACACATACTTGTCTGAGAGTGCTCCCCATTCGATCAACATTGATGACACAGCCAAGAAAGACGAAAAAGAATTGGAACAACCCACTCCTGATATGTTTAACAAGGCTCAAGCACAG ATATTTAAGTTGATGAAGATGGACAGCTATCGACGCTTTGTGCGCTCTCCCCTGTACCAGAGTTGCACTTTGGCCAGTGTAGAAGGCAAACATTTACCTCAGCTCTCCACAGAGCCTTTCCGCACCGTATCCTGGGAGGATGTGGCTAATCGAAGCCCTGGCTTAAGTGACAAAAAG AGCAAGAAGTCAGATGGCATCACATTTACGGCTGGCAAGAGCTCCTTTGATAAACAGCGAGAGAAAAGAGGATCCTGGGGAG ATTCATCCCACAGCAATGTATCACATTCTCACAGAGAGCACAAAGCTGTCAAGTCGAGCAGTAACGTGGAGCTGGACTCCCTCTACAGGCTAACAGAG AATGGCCAAACATGTCCTTGCTCCCTGCAGCAAGCTGGCATCTCTGGAGGACAATGTGGGGTGGAGGGTGGATACTGCTGTGTCTACCTGCCAGACGGCAGCGCCTCCCTCGCACCGACCCCAAACGGCCTGCTCATCAGAGACATGTTAGCTGGCCTGTGTGAGAAAAGAGGATTCTCACCGAAAGATGTCATCATCTACCTTCAAGGCAATGACAAG CAGCCGTTATCGCTGGACCAGGATGCTTCTGTACTAAGAGATCAGCAGGTTTTGCTTGAGCTACGGGTGATGTTTGT ACTGGAAAATGCATTTACTGGAAAGACCGGCGGCATCATGGCAAAGTCCAGTAAGACCCTGCAAGAAGCCCTGTCAACAGTGTTACAGAAACATAGTTTAAAGCCTCACGAGGCCCAGGTTACCATT GTTGGGAGCGACGAGCCTGTGAGCATGAACACAACACTTTTCAGACTGTCGAATAAGATGCTGCGGCTAGACAAAACCAGAT gTGGAAGAGAGCAAAGCAACATCCCCAGAGGTAGTGGAACTGCTGTTGGCACTCAG GCAGGATCAAGCGGCCCACAGACCCAGTTGTCAACTCAGACCAACAGAGCAAAGACTCCACCAAAGCCCA GGCTCCTGGACATGCTGACAAGGGCCCAGTGCTGCAGAGTCGATGACCAACGAGGACTTCTCACCAAAGAACAGCTTGAGGTTCCTCTGTTCCTGCAGCTGCCCTCAGATCAAGAACAGGAGCCAAAATCCAAAGAGTCCAGCACAACCACCTGTTGTAATGAACATCCAGACAAGGTTACTGAGAACTCACCACCTTCAGCTGAATCTGAACAGACAGATTTGCGGGAAACATCTGTATGA